GCGTCGTGCATATTGCCGACAGCTTTTTGTCGACGCCATTGGCTGTCGAGATATTTGGCTACGCGTTTAGGCGTCGTCAAAACATGTGCCTTGCACGTGTTTCCAATTTCAAACCCGCGCTTCAAATTTGGTGAAAATTAGATTGAGCgctattaattaaaaaaaagaaaattcacGAAAAATAAGCGCTAAAACTCCCTAAAACTCAAAACCGTATACACGCACGTATTCTATCTCTCTCTAATTAATTAACCCTAATTAATTAGGTGACCAGCAAAAAAACCGCGTCATCGTCATTCTCCTCAGCTCTCTGCAAATTCGAAGCCGCTTTACTCTGCCATTGATTTTTCAGCAAGGTTTGTCAATTTTatactttcttcttcttctttgacTTCTTAGTTTTTTCAAAACTCGCGTTCGATTTATATTCTATTcgttttcttcaatttgaaaccgttctatgcttgagtagtttctTCTTGGTTTTTCTTCTTGATCTGAATTTTTGATTCTCCTCCTTCTTCTTATCATAATCCAACGAGTCACAGTGGAAAATCGCATCGGGTGCTGATAATTCCAAGGGATTTACTTACGGCTCAATTGTGTGCTGAAATTTCTAATGTATTTATTGCACGTGTTCTGTTTTCTCAATCGCATCCATTCCCAATTCTTATTGATATTTTCAGTTTGTTGTATCTGACATTAGAATCCTGTGAATTATGTAAAACGGAATTGCAAAGATTTCTCGTGGAAtttcttgattttatttgttggtGTTTTGGATTATTTGTTGCTTGATTTTATTTGGCCCCTCTATTTGTTGGTGTTGTGGATTATTATGTATCACTATCACATCAAAGAAGAATATATGTGTTCTTTTGAATGGTTGCATAAACTGATAATATAGAACAAGTTGGTAGCTGTGTAGTTAGTTATTGATTCCGAAAGGATTTGAAGGTATATTTAGTTGTTTTCCATGAAGTAGTCTGCTATTTAGTTGTTTGATGATTTTTGTTTGTATTGATTAGATATTTTGGTTTGAAAGGAAAACAGCGATTTGTTGGGGAGATTAAGTAATTCTAAGAAAAAAATTGATCTTAATGTTTTCGTAGCTGAATGTGTGAGGTTTGTTAAATGACTTATTGGGCTATATTCAACTTTGTAGACCTTCTCTGTAAAAGAAAATATCAATTTTAATGTTTCAAAAGGGGAAAATTTTTTGGAGTATCAATATTTGACCTTCTCTGTAAAAGAAAATATCAATTTTAATGTTTCCGAAAAGACCTTACACTTTTTTATTGGCTGTTAGCGTTTTAAGGTTGTTCTTAGTACTTTTTCGTGGGAGTAGATTTGCTTTTGACATGAACAATGGAGAGTATTATTTGAAAGCGTAGTTGGATTTATCTGctgaatattattttaatattaggTGACTTTCGAGCAGATTATGCAAAGCGAGGTGTAGTATGTTTTAAAAGTGTTTATAAGAGAGATTACTAAAAGCGTTCATAGGACATAGCCTTTTGTTATTATCTGCAAGTCTGAAAAAACGTGTAAAAACCTATGAATTCTTTCCTTTTATTGCGAGCTTACTAACTTCCAACAATATAATCCGGTTGAAAGGCTTTTTTTCCCTACAAGGGTCcttttttattatgttttgttttttaattttttttgtagacATGGATACTAGTTGGATTGATTTACGAAAAGGGACTGCCGGTTATTATAATGGTTGCATGAAATTTTTAGAGGTTGCTAAGGAGACTCTTTTAGAGAGAATGACTCGATGCCCATGTAATAAATGCAAGTTGAATAACTCATATCCCTTAGAAGAGGTAGGAGGACACATTTTATTTTACGGTTTTTATAAGAACTATAGACAATGGGTTTTCCATTGTAAAGATGAAGAGAGTAATACCATAGAGATCCCTAGTGATCAAGCAAAGGTAGTAGGTCGAGATGATATTGATGGGTTATTAGCAGCAGCTTTCAGGGTTGACAATACTGCACAACCCACCAACGAATCCCAAGACCCATCATTAAGTGAAGCAAATTTTGAAGATGAAGATCCGTATAACATGCATGAAGAGTTAAATTTTGATCCTGAGGAAGATGATGAGTTTCCATCAACCAACACCAATGAAGAAGAGGCGAAATATAAACGACTAAGGGAAGCTTCTGATGAGGGTTTATACGAGGGGTGTACTACTTTCTCAAAATTGTCATTTCTATTGCACTTGTTTCACCTCAAGTGTATGTTTCATTGGTCAGCTGCGTCATTTAATAAGTTGCTTGAGCTTCTATTAGACGCATTTCCTATTATTATGGAGTTTCCGTCATCGTATTATGAAGGCATGAAGATAATAAAGGATTTGGGATTGAGTTACGAGAAAATCCATGCATGTCCAAATGATTGCATTTTATATTGGGGTGAATTTGCAGAAAAAAATGAGTGTCATATCTGTCACACATCAAGGTGGAGAAATGTGAACGGAAATGAGGGTGATACAAGTGAGAATGTTATAAAAACACGTAAGAAGGGCGTTCCAGCTAAAGTAATGCGGTATTTTCTTCTCATCCCTAGACTAAAGAGGCTTTACATGTCATCTAAAACAGCAGAGGACATGAGATGGCATTTTGACCGCAAGGATGAAAAGATCATAAGTCACCCGGCAGATGGTGAAGCTTGGAAACAATTTGATCAAAGATATGAGGAATTTGCCAAAGACCCTCGTAGTGTAAGATTGGGTCTAGCAAGTGATGGTTTTAATCCATATCGTTTGATGAATACTAGTTACAGTACATGGCCAGTGATCCTAATTCCTTATAATTTGCCACCATGGCTTTGTATGAAGTCAACGTCATTCATTTTGTCTTTGATCATCCCTGGTAAGTCTGGTCCCGGTATGGATATTGATGTGTACTTGCAACCACTAATCCATGAGCTAAAATTGTTGTGGGAAGGTGTAGATGCCTTTGATGCTCATAGCGGAAAAAGTTTCAAAACGCGAGCAGCTTTGCACTCCACTATAAATGACTTTCCAGCATATGCTATGTTGTCGGGTTGGAGTACAAAAGGTTATAAAGCTTGCCCTTCTTGTGCCGATTCTAGTTGTGCGTATAGTTTTGGTGGTAAAGTTTTCTACCATGTAGCTCGAAAATGGTTACCAGCTGATCATCCTTATCGTTCTCAAGCCAACTTATTTGATGGGAAAGAGGAACATGGTTTTGCTCCGGTTCCTTTAAGCGGGACAGAAATTCTGAAGCAACAAGAAAGAGTTAAGTATGTTTATGGAAAGTCAAAAATTGTTTCTAAAAAAAGAGGGAGACTAGACAATGATGAaattgaagaagatgatgatggtgaagaTGATGTTGATAAGGTTCTAtggaaaaagaaaagtaaaCTTTTTGAATTAGAATATTGGGAATATAATCCTCTTAGACATAATTTAGATGTTATGCACATTGAGAAGAATGTATGCGACAATTTCTTAGGAACTCTTTTAGATATGGAGAAGATTATAGATGATAAGAATGCTAAATTGGCCCTTCAAGCACGGAACATAAAATCTCATCTTTGGCCTCAATCTCATCCAAATCGTGTTAAGGACTATTTGCCCTCGGCTGCGTACACCATGtctaaagaagagaaagaacggTTTTTAAATGTCCTACAAAAGCTTAAAGTTCCTGATGGATATGGATCTAATTTGCAAAAGTGTGTGAATATGAAGCAGCGTAAACTTATTAATCTGAAAAGCCATGACAATCATGTCCTTATGCAGGATATCCTTCCTGTTGATTTAAGGGCATCGAATGCCACAAAAGTAATTGATTTGCTTGATGAATTGTCAGACTTTTTCAAGAAGATATGCTCAACTTCTATTGATAGAAATGAATTAGACACCATTCAGTCAAAGCTTGTGTTGACTCTTTGTAAGATGGAGAAAGAGTTTCTGCCAACATTTTTCACAATCATGGTGCATCTACTAATTCATTTAGTGGATGAGGTCAAACTCGGCGGACCTGTTCACTATAGGTGGATGTATCCCATTGAGAGGTCAATATCttaaactttaatattttttttaataactttaaaataagaaTACATCACAAAATACTTGTCTTATTCTTTCACGTTCACAATTTTGTTCAATATATTTCAAGGTACTTGGCCCTTTTGAAATCTCATGTAAGCAATAAAGCGCAACCAGAAGGATATATAGCAGAAGGGTACCTTTTATGGGAGACGATTGCATTTTGTTCGAGATACTTAGAAAGTGTTGAGACCATATTCAACAGACCCAAGAGGAACGAAGATGGTGTTCCAGACATCAATAACTATTTATACTACTCAGGTGGTCGTGTAGTTGGGATCAAAGAAAATGTCCGTCTGGATGACAAAAGTTTAAAGCAAGCACATCGCTATGTTTTGCTTCATTCAGATGAGATGAAACCGGTGCTTGAGTAAGTAGCTTgatggattaatttttttgacCATATTAATTATTACGATTTTAATAACTCAATTTTCTCAATCCCTAAAGTGCCTTCATACATCAAAAACGGCAAGAGAGTCAAGTCGGAGCAGGTCATGAAAATCAATGGATAATCTATGAATTTTCTGATTGGTTGCAAAACCAGGTTATATGCTTCTAAGTCTAgagtttccttttttattttatataccATTTGAGTTTAACTTAGTTTTTTCGAATTATAGGCAAATAACCTAGATGATAGCACAAAAGAAGGGAAATTGAGAAAAGCCTTGGCCGGTGGTTTAAGCAATCGCAGCAAAAGGATGAAAAGCGTTATTATTAATGGCTATAAATTTGACACCGTGGATCGTGAGAGATCTCGAAAGACACAAAATTCTGGAATTATGGTAGAAGCTGAAGGCCAAGAGTATTATGGAAAGCTTAAAGAAATATTAGAACTTGATTATTATGGTTCTTTCAAGGTTCTAATGTTCCGTTGTGATTGGGCTGATATACGTAGGGGTTTCAAAACATACCCGAGTGGCAGAGTTCGTGTCAATTTCTCGAAGTTGATGCACACTAGTCAAAATCTGGAAGATGATCCATTCATTTTCTCTTCTCAAGCAAAACAAGTTTTTTACATTGAGGATGAGATACAAAAAGGATGGTTTCATGTTATTAAGACTAAGCCTAGGGGCTTGTTTGATATACCCGGcgatgatgataatgatgatgagtAGCTTCTAGGATAATAGTGTTTTGGGTGTATGGAATTCTTTATCAAAGTTTATGTGTATTATTTTCTTTTGGATTTGAGTTATAAACTTCTATTCACGTGTTATATGAGATTTCATTTAGTTATACTCATTTCGGTTATAAGTTATATTTATATTGCATGTTGTATATGGCGTTTTTACATTAACAAAGCATAATAGTTTAGGGTTGATAATTTAAATCTTCTACCATATTGCATATTATTTTGTTTCATAAAATTTCCACTGAATCAAATAATGAACAGGGTAATAGTATAATATTCTTTTAGAAGTGATTGCTAATAACCATAATCATTTTTCTTTCTCAGGAAATTGAGGTTGTTACCCTAGTGACCTACTGACCTGACAAGCTAAGCGACCGAGTGCAATTGCTGCTTGGTAATGAATCTGAACATTACTTCCTGACCACTATCAAAACTTTTTTGCATACTGTTTGTATTTGTGATCCTTGTTAGTCTTTTTATAGTTGTCAACACTGCTGATTTGTGTCTGGTTTCGGTTATTTTTGTACCTTGAGCAATTTCTGAATGCTACCATATTGCTAGCctcgtttggtgaattatgagtACTTTATTACCCCTTTCAGTCCAACGAGACTATTTTGTGCTGCTTTGTACTGTTTGATTGGCTGTTTTGTGCTGCTTTGTGTCTGCTTTGTGCTAGTGGTTGAACTATCAACCTGTAATTGAGGCGTTGATTGTGGTTCTGTGCTGTCTGCAATGAGTGTCTGTTGTCCATGCTCTTCTGCTTTGCTGCCTGCTGCTGGCCTGTTTTAGGTTGGCCTGTGTGCTGTTGTGGCATTTATTGCTACTTGTGCTCCTAGTAACAGAACTGTGAAACAATGCTTAGGAATAACTACATGCAGTAATAAAACCAGGTTTTTGAATCTGTGACCACAACCCCTTCAAAAGTAAAAGTATAAATTAACCTGAGACAGTTGAACTGCAATGGTAATCAATCTCCAACAACTTCCCTGGTAATTCCCAGAATCTGATGCCCAAATTCAGATTAATTGGAGCCCAATTCAGCAAAAACCTACTGGATTTTTTTAATCTACCGAAAAAATTTGTAAAATAAATTGGAAATGCAATGCTTTAATCTGTTCAGGATAGAAGAAACAAATCAACCTTGAGTGAAACTCAATTCACAGATGACTAGGAATACATGCATCAGATTTTAATCTTTTATGTTCAGTTATTCACAGATCGAATTAGCAGTTTTATGCAGGTTTCTTATCAACAACCTGAAAGAGGCTCGGATTCTAAGTATTTGCATTTTCCTGTATTCCAGTTTACAGTATAATTCTcgggtttaattttttttttttagattcaGATGCCTTCCAGCTTACTTGCCTGTATTCCAGTTTACAGTATGTGCTGACTGTCAAAGCTCTTGAAAATTTGAAATCTGTTTGGTATTTTTACTGATTACGTTTGCAACTAATGAGTATGCCTGTTTGGTTTTGTTGTGTGACTTGTCTTGCAGTGCTATATAGATATGACTTATCGCAAGAGGGTTAGACCTGCTGAAATAGATGGTACACGTGATCCAGCTACCGCACATACCTCATCTTTGAGTGGAGATGCATCACTACCAACCAAGAAGCATGTTACTCAACCACATTCATCTCAGGTTCCTACTACCGTTGTCAAATTCGGACCATTTTCTCCACAAGGTACCGTAAAATCAGTGGTTGCACCTCCATGTTCGAGTACTTCAAAAAGTGCACTGCAAACCGATGACATACTTGGAGCTATATGGAAAAATCCACCTAGTGGATCAAcatcaagttcacttatggaaGCAACTAGAGATTCAGTTCAACCCAAGATTTCATCCAAGACTTCACCTGAAGTTCCAACTAGTATCCCACCTTCTAACACAACCAAATCACAGAAATACCCTACATCAAAATCACAAAAATATCCTGCTACTTCCTCTGGTCGTGTCCCACCTCATATCTCGCCTGCTAGTCATATCTCACCTTATATGCCACCCAATATGACACCTATTATCCCACCTAGTCATATTAAAACATCTTCAAGAGTTTCTCAGACCAATCAACAGCAGAACAATAGTGaagcactagaggaaaaatcgtcatgtgcttcccttcaagtgcggGTCATTTactaaattggcagcacttgaggacataaaaaaaaaacaaatacattttcacaagtgcgggcttattttaaaaaattggcagcacttgagttcaagtgcgggctcatttgtAAAATGAGCCGCACAaaatattttccaaaaatattcatttcctgcttctctctcctccctcttcTCTGGTTACTATAACCCAACTCCAATTTCCCGCTTATCTCTCTTCCCCTCTCTGGTTTCTCTCCTTCCACTCTCTGGTTCTTCTCCGGGCGCGAAATTCAGACTCACACCACTCACTGCACACACCGCACAGCTTTTCCCCCACCGCCACGTCGCCGTTGCTGTCTCTCACCGCCGAGTTGCCGCTGTTGTCTCCCACCGCCGAGTTGCCGTTGTGGTTCCCCCACCGCCGCGTCGCTCCTCCTTATCTCTCTTGTAAGTTTGTGATGTAAATTTAATTACTTTCTATAAGATTGTTACTGTAATGACGAGTTGTTAAAGGAAATGACGAGATTCATCATGAAATATTAAGATAAGGAAGAATTACATCCTTCCATATTAAGATGTATTCCAAGTTTAATTTGAAAGATTtaagttttatttttgttgtttttggaaTAGATTTATGAGAAATTACGTGAATTAGGTCTCTACTTTCCGATAAATTGCAACAATTAGGATCAAATGTGCTGTAATTTTCGATTAAGGTTTTCTGATGATTGTTTTGGAATTAAATTTAgcattttacttattaaaattgGTGGAGAAATCTGGGTCGATGTACTAATTCTTCAAGCTGAATCATATTTATTTGCCCTGTTGACTGTGTTGTTATTGCCTATATTCTCTTCTAGTATCCATTACTTACCAATAACTAGTAGCCATTACTTACTAGTAACTTTTAGTCTTTCACAATATGCGTCATCTTCTCTCCTTCGTCGATGTAACTGATTCTTCAAGCTGAAATCATTCAGTTTCTTAATGCAGATTGCATATCAGCCATAAATACGGATTTGTTAGCACTCAGCACTAATAAAACTGCCTGATTTACTGTCATTATATGATGAGTTTATCAACTGAGTATGTCATATGGCCTTAAAGTTTTGGTTATTGTATGTGACAGAATAAAGGAGGAATGGGATTTGGCACTTATAAATATGGTCACAGTAGCAGCATGCAATTTAGTAGTTGTTTGGGCACTTGCTCTATGTTGGTTATATGCCAACACCTTCAGATCTGGTCTGCAGAATAGACTGCAGAAGCTCCCACACTACGTATTTGAAGCAAGTTACTGTTATATTGAATTTGATCTACAGAAAAAATTCAGTCTCTTCTGTACAAGGATGTACAGTTTAGTTTAGTCGGATTTACAGCAGGGGCATTCCAAAGTGTCGTGTTGAATCTTTGTACTAAAGGGAAAGACAGAAGGTTAGTTTTATCACTTTAATATTCCGGGTTTGGTGTGCTTGTTACTTTTTCATAGCAGTTTTGGTGGTCTTTTAAGAATGCAGAGGTCACTTTCTGACAGCTTCATTGCTATACAGATTTTGATGTTCAATTGAACAATAATCAATCAGATTACTTCAGAGCTCTTTACATGGTGGGTGATAATCCAATTAAAGGTGCAAGACATGTTAGTTTCTCTATACTATCATTCATGTTGTTGTTCTTGTTCAAGTGTGTTGCTATGCACAGATGTATGTATTTTTGGATGCATTACTAATAATATGTCTCTTTCACTTGTTTTGTTCCAGGTTCGAGATGAATTTTTCTGCAATTGTATTCGGCACTTATGCCTTGACATAAACAATTTTTCAGTAGTGTTATGTGCTCATAACAGAGTGAATGGAATTCCAACTTGTGCTGAAGCCAATCTTCTTAAAGGAACTGTCAGAGAGCAATGGGGTTTAGATGGGTTTGTACACTTTTTCCTGTGCCTTGTTTATGATGTCTAACAAATAAGTATATTTTGTTTGTTACTATATAGTTTGTATATTTATCTTTATTTCATTCGTTCACATGAAATTTAGAACGTGCATGTGTATACTAAAGTTTTCCTTGAATTACAGTTATGTTGTCACTGATTGTGATTCTATCCAAGTGTTGTACGAGTCTATCAATTACACAGCTACACCAGAGGATGCAGTTGCCCTTGCATTGAAAGCAGGTACATTGCACttatttgaaacttggaatttagTTTATACTGCAGTCTGCAGCAAGTGATTATACATTTTCATAATCATGCATGCAGGAGTGAACATTAATTGTGGAGATTATCTACGTAAGTACACGGTGAGAGCAGTTAACCAGAGAAAGGTGTCGGAATCAGTTGTAGACCAAGCCTTGATATACAACTATGTAGTCCTCATGCCACCTGGGTTCTTTGATGGGAATCCCAAAAAGAACCCCTTTGGAAACTAAGGCCGTCTGATGTATGTACAGAAGATCACAAAAAGTTGGCCCTTGATGCAGCAAAGCAAGGGATAGTGTTGTTAGAAAAAAAAGGATCAACTCTTCCATTGTCCTCAAAATATGTCAAAAAGTTGGTTGTTATTGGTCCTAATGCTAATGCCACCAAAACCATGTTAAGTAATTATGCTGGTGTACCATGTAGGTATACTAGTCCTCTACACGGGTTTCAAAAACATGTGAAAAGAGTGTTGTATCAACCAGGATGCCACAATGTAAAGTGTGTAGATAAACAGCATATCGAAGCAGCAGCTAGGGTGGCAGCCATTGTTGATGTTGTGGTTTTGGTAGTGGGACTCGATCAGTCAATTGAAGCAGAGAGACTAGACAGAGTAAACTTGACATTACCAGGTTATCAAAAGATGCTGGGAGAGAAGGTCACTAGTTCAGCCAAAGGAAAAGTTATTCTTGTGATCATGTCAGCTGGTCCAGTTGATGTGTCATTCGCAACTAAATTGAGAAAGATTCGTGCCATTCTGTGGGTCTGTTATCCTGGACAAGATGGTGGAGAAGCCATTGCTCAAGTAGTATTTGGACATCACAATCCAAGTAAGTTTAAAcaacttttatatatatatatatacattgttTTCCTTGAAGCCTAATTACTTATTTAAATTAAGTCATGTACTTGTATACCATTTCCAAACTCAAATGTGCTTCAGTTCGTTTAATGAAGTTCACAAGAAATAAATATTCATAAATTATATATATGATCAAACA
This Spinacia oleracea cultivar Varoflay chromosome 6, BTI_SOV_V1, whole genome shotgun sequence DNA region includes the following protein-coding sequences:
- the LOC110796844 gene encoding uncharacterized protein translates to MDTSWIDLRKGTAGYYNGCMKFLEVAKETLLERMTRCPCNKCKLNNSYPLEEVGGHILFYGFYKNYRQWVFHCKDEESNTIEIPSDQAKVVGRDDIDGLLAAAFRVDNTAQPTNESQDPSLSEANFEDEDPYNMHEELNFDPEEDDEFPSTNTNEEEAKYKRLREASDEGLYEGCTTFSKLSFLLHLFHLKCMFHWSAASFNKLLELLLDAFPIIMEFPSSYYEGMKIIKDLGLSYEKIHACPNDCILYWGEFAEKNECHICHTSRWRNVNGNEGDTSENVIKTRKKGVPAKVMRYFLLIPRLKRLYMSSKTAEDMRWHFDRKDEKIISHPADGEAWKQFDQRYEEFAKDPRSVRLGLASDGFNPYRLMNTSYSTWPVILIPYNLPPWLCMKSTSFILSLIIPGKSGPGMDIDVYLQPLIHELKLLWEGVDAFDAHSGKSFKTRAALHSTINDFPAYAMLSGWSTKGYKACPSCADSSCAYSFGGKVFYHVARKWLPADHPYRSQANLFDGKEEHGFAPVPLSGTEILKQQERVKYVYGKSKIVSKKRGRLDNDEIEEDDDGEDDVDKVLWKKKSKLFELEYWEYNPLRHNLDVMHIEKNVCDNFLGTLLDMEKIIDDKNAKLALQARNIKSHLWPQSHPNRVKDYLPSAAYTMSKEEKERFLNVLQKLKVPDGYGSNLQKCVNMKQRKLINLKSHDNHVLMQDILPVDLRASNATKVIDLLDELSDFFKKICSTSIDRNELDTIQSKLVLTLCKMEKEFLPTFFTIMVHLLIHLVDEVKLGGPVHYRWMYPIERYLALLKSHVSNKAQPEGYIAEGYLLWETIAFCSRYLESVETIFNRPKRNEDGVPDINNYLYYSGGRVVGIKENVRLDDKSLKQAHRYVLLHSDEMKPANNLDDSTKEGKLRKALAGGLSNRSKRMKSVIINGYKFDTVDRERSRKTQNSGIMVEAEGQEYYGKLKEILELDYYGSFKVLMFRCDWADIRRGFKTYPSGRVRVNFSKLMHTSQNLEDDPFIFSSQAKQVFYIEDEIQKGWFHVIKTKPRGLFDIPGDDDNDDE
- the LOC110792861 gene encoding probable beta-D-xylosidase 5 isoform X1, with product MVGDNPIKGARHVRDEFFCNCIRHLCLDINNFSVVLCAHNRVNGIPTCAEANLLKGTVREQWGLDGYVVTDCDSIQVLYESINYTATPEDAVALALKAGVNINCGDYLRKYTVRAVNQRKVSESVVDQALIYNYVVLMPPGFFDGNPKKNPFGN
- the LOC110792861 gene encoding probable beta-D-xylosidase 5 isoform X2 — protein: MVRDEFFCNCIRHLCLDINNFSVVLCAHNRVNGIPTCAEANLLKGTVREQWGLDGYVVTDCDSIQVLYESINYTATPEDAVALALKAGVNINCGDYLRKYTVRAVNQRKVSESVVDQALIYNYVVLMPPGFFDGNPKKNPFGN